The following coding sequences are from one Panicum hallii strain FIL2 chromosome 5, PHallii_v3.1, whole genome shotgun sequence window:
- the LOC112893303 gene encoding SCY1-like protein 2: MALNMKTLTQALAKASAVIEKTVSTTVQEVTGPRPLQDYELLDQAGSGGPGLAWRIYTARPRDGAPSAPYPVVSVWVLDKRALAEARARAGLSKAAEDAFLDLVRADAARLVRLRHPGVLHVVQALDETKAAMAMATEPVFASVSNALGCLDNVGKVPKELKGMEMGLLEIKHGLLQVAETLDFLHNNAHLAHRAISPETVFITSSGSWKLGGFGFALSIDQATGGLTSSPQFHYSDYDVEDTALPLQPSLNYTAPELVRSGDSKIGSACDMFSFGCLAYHLIARRPLLDCHSNVKMYMNALTYLTSEAFSNIPSDLVSDLQRMLSMDAVSRPSAMAFTGSSFFRNDTRLRALRFLDHLLERDNMQKTEFLKALSDMWKDFDSRVLRYKVLPPLCAELRNMVMQPMILPMVLTIAESQDKGDFELSTLPALVPVFTSASGETLLLLVKHADLIINKATQEHLISHILPMLVRAFDDNDPRLQEEVLRRTVPLSRQLDIKLVKQAVLPRVHGLALKTTVAAVRVNALRCLGDLVPSLDKEGILGILETVRRCTAVDHSAPTLMCTLGVANAIYKQSGVEFAAEYVIPLIFPLLTAHQLNVQQFAKYMLFVKDITSKIEEKRGVTVTDNGHAEVKASPSLANGIHSDPISRGVGKPAQIPAAKSTPAWDEDWGPSKKTSAPSLSVDSSAQTKQPSADPFDFSTQTKQPTALSFDFSTQTKQPSLISQVTAATIPPAQPLPSLQSLAPSSGPQTSGSCVPVDIEWPPRSSSSSDFNAPLSVNKENGSGSLSSDGLDGIDPFADWPPKPSSATSISANEHRPNTNQNVSGFSSGNIGFGGSGNSLGQMKSNQMSWSNTSNLMGMNSTGSYLNQGNTALGFGNPIGGLSTGLSNPSSSSAGQSMMQPKSDFGSLSMTTNNAAHGPPRLAPPPSAAVGRGRGRNQGQSALSRASRPPNSNSSSGQQPILDLL; encoded by the exons atGGCGCTCAACATGAAGACCCTCACGCAGGCGCTGGCCAAGGCGTCGGCGGTGATCGAGAAGACGGTGTCGACGACGGTGCAGGAGGTGACGGGCCCGCGCCCGCTGCAGGACTACGAGCTGCTGGACCAGGCCGGGTCCGGCGGCCCCGGGCTCGCGTGGCGGATCTACACGGCGCGGCCGCGGGACGGCGCACCCTCGGCGCCCTACCCGGTCGTCTCCGTCTGGGTGCTCGACAAGCGCGCGCTCGCcgaggcgcgggcgcgggcggggctgTCCAAGGCTGCCGAGGACGCCTTCCTCGACCTAGTCCGCGCCGACGCGGCGCGGCTCGTGCGCCTGCGCCACCCGGGCGTGCTCCACGTCGTGCAGGCGCTCGACGAGACCAAGGCCGCCATGGCCATGGCCACCGAGCCCGTCTTCGCCTCCGTATCCAACGCGCTCGGGTGCCTGGACAATGTCGGCAAGGTTCCCAAGGAGCTCAAGGGAATG GAAATGGGGCTACTTGAGATTAAACATGGACTGCTACAAGTTGCAGAGACGTTAGATTTTCTTCACAACAATGCTCATCTTGCCCACCGAGCTATATCGCCCGAG ACGGTCTTTATAACTTCTAGTGGGTCTTGGAAGCTTGGTGGGTTTGGTTTTGCTCTTTCGATTGACCAAGCTACAGGAGGTTTGACTTCATCACCGCAATTCCATTATTCG GACTATGATGTTGAGGATACAGCTTTACCTCTTCAACCATCGTTGAATTACACTGCACCGGAATTGGTCCGAAGTGGAGATTCTAAAATTGGCTCTGCTTGTGACATGTTTAGCTTTGGATGTCTGGCTTACCACCTGATTGCTCGAAGACCACTTCTGGACTGCCATAGCAATGTTAAAATG TACATGAATGCCTTGACGTATTTAACAAGTGAAGCCTTTTCTAATATCCCTTCTGATTTGGTGTCGGATTTGCAAAGGATGCTGTCAATGGATGCAGTATCACGCCCTAGTGCTATGGCCTTTACAG GCTCTTCTTTCTTCCGGAATGATACGAGGTTGCGCGCTCTTCGTTTCCTGGACCatttgctt GAGAGAGATAATATGCAGAAGACAGAGTTTTTGAAGGCACTATCAGATATGTGGAAGGATTTTGATTCCCGAGTTCTTCGATATAAA GTCCTTCCCCCACTTTGTGCTGAGCTACGCAACATGGTTATGCAGCCAATGATTTTGCCCATGGTTCTGACAATAGCAGAATCTCAG GACAAAGGTGATTTTGAGCTTTCAACACTGCCTGCACTTGTTCCAGTGTTTACTTCAGCATCAGGCGAAACACTTCTTTTGCTTGTGAAGCATGCGGATCTCATTATTAACAAG GCCACCCAGGAACATTTGATATCACATATTCTTCCAATGCTGGTCCGGGCTTTTGATGACAATGATCCCCGGCTACAAGAAGAAGTTCTGCGTCGAACAGTGCCACTGTCTCGTCAACTTGACATCAAG CTAGTAAAACAGGCTGTCCTTCCACGTGTACATGGATTAGCTCTAAAGACTACAGTTGCTGCG GTGCGTGTAAATGCCTTACGCTGTTTAGGAGATCTTGTGCCATCCTTGGACAAAGAAGGTATACTGGGAATCTTGGAGACTGTTCGGCGTTGCACAGCTGTTGACCATTCTGCGCCGACTCTAATGTGCACACTTGGTGTTGCAAACGCAATCTATAAACAA AGTGGTGTTGAGTTTGCTGCCGAATATGTGATTCCTCTCATCTTCCCGTTGCTCACAGCACATCAACTAAATGTACAACAATTTGCCAAGTACATGCTATTTGTAAAGGATATCACAAG CAAGATTGAAGAGAAGCGGGGTGTGACTGTCACAGATAATGGGCATGCAGAGGTAAAAGCATCACCTTCATTGGCAAATGGGATTCACTCTGACCCTATCTCAAGAGGGGTGGGTAAACCTGCACAAATACCAGCTGCAAAGAGCACCCCTGCATGGGATGAAGACTGGGGTCCTAGTAAGAAAACCAGTGCTCCATCTCTCTCTGTTGATTCAAGTGCACAAACAAAGCAACCATCGGCTGACCCTTTTGACTTCAGTACTCAAACAAAGCAACCCACAGCACTCTCTTTTGATTTCAGCACTCAAACAAAGCAGCCATCATTAATTTCACAGGTTACAGCAGCTACAATCCCACCTGCGCAACCACTTCCATCGCTGCAATCTCTTGCACCCAGTTCAGGACCTCAAACTTCTGGCTCATGTGTTCCTGTTGACATTGAGTGGCCTCCTCGTAGCAGCTCATCATCTGACTTCAATGCACCCTTGTCTGTTAACAAGGAGAATGGTTCTGGAAGTCTGTCTAGTGATGGGCTTGATGGTATTGATCCTTTTGCCGATTGGCCACCAAAACCTAGCAGTGCTACCAGCATTTCAGCAAATGAGCATCGGCCAAACACAAATCAAAATGTTTCTGGATTTAGCTCAGGAAACATAGGGTTTGGTGGCAGTGGAAATTCTCTAGGGCAAATGAAAAGCAACCAGATGAGCTGGTCCAACACGTCCAATTTAATGGGCATGAACTCAACTGGCAGCTATTTGAACCAGGGCAACACAGCTCTAGGGTTCGGAAATCCAATTGGAGGACTGAGCACAGGTCTCTCAAATCCAAGTAGTTCCAGTGCTGGCCAGAGCATGATGCAGCCAAAATCTGATTTTGGATCACTGTCCATGACGACCAACAATGCCGCTCATGGCCCACCCAGGCTTGCCCCTCCTCCATCCGCTGCTGTTGGAAGAGGGCGTGGTAGAAATCAAGGACAGTCAGCACTCTCCCGAGCATCACGGCCCCCTAATTCCAACTCTTCATCAGGACAACAACCTATCCTTGATTTACTTTAG
- the LOC112895023 gene encoding ABC transporter G family member 10, with product MEATVMSQDSKAGGNGGGRRRPRYRIETRALSYVLPPRGAWLWGGGKGKAEERLLLRGVTCEAPPGELVAVVGPSGAGKTTLLSVLAGSADPARVAAGEVLVNGLPMDAARFRRASGYVPQDDALFPALTVEESLVYSARLRLRAAGGSGGGPAGAERARELMAELGLRHVAASRVADVSGGERRRVSIGVDLVHDPAVLLLDEPTSGLDSGSALHIVKMLRDMAAAHGKTVVLTIHQPGFRILELIDRVVLLADGAVRHHGSLDFLQARLAATGHAIPAHVNVLEYAMEAIDSLKPDVAVAAAVTAPADRDGDAVAPVGRVPASARRAGYANSPAAEVRILAGRFMKTVLRSPQLFAARMAQSVLAGAFLGSIFLGTTDLQSRLGFFAFNLTYLLSSTTEALPVFLHERRILERETSRGAYRVSSYVASNAAVFLPFLLAAAVLYAAPVYWLVGLAREPAAFAYFALVVWLVMLTANSFVACLSALAPNYIVGNSVVAGLIGCFFLFSGYFVASKNIPRYWVFMHYASLFKYPFEALVVNEYGGARGARECLASAGGGGAGGLCVLDGAGLLRQQGMREGMRWSNLGVMLGFVVGYRVLCFVFLWFRCHRMRR from the coding sequence ATGGAGGCGACGGTGATGTCGCAGGACAGCAAggcgggcggcaatggcggcgggcGCCGGAGGCCGCGGTACCGCATCGAGACCAGGGCGCTGTCGTACGTGCTCCCGCCGCGCGGGGCATGGTTGTGGGGAGGTGGCAAGGGGAAGGCGGAGGagcggctgctgctgcggggCGTCACGTGCGAGGCGCCGCCGGGGGAGCTGGTGGCGGTCGTGGGGCCGAGCGGGGCGGGCAAGACCACGCTGCTGTCGGTGCTGGCCGGCTCCGCGGACCCGGCGCGGGTCGCGGCCGGGGAGGTGCTGGTGAACGGCCTCCCCATGGACGCCGCGCGCTTCCGCCGGGCGTCCGGGTACGTGCCGCAGGACGACGCGCTGTTCCCGGCGCTCACCGTCGAGGAGTCGCTCGTCTACagcgcgcgcctgcgcctgcgcgcggccgggggcagcggcggaggGCCGGCCGGCGCGGAGCGGGCGCGGGAGCTGATGGCGGAGCTCGGCCTGCGGCACGTCGCCGCGTCCAGGGTCGCCGACGTCTCCGGCGGCGAGCGGAGGCGGGTGTCCATCGGGGTGGACCTCGTGCACGACCCGGCCGTGCTGCTGCTGGACGAGCCCACGTCGGGGCTCGACTCCGGTTCCGCGCTCCACATTGTCAAGATGCTCAGGGACATGGCCGCCGCGCACGGCAAGACCGTCGTGCTCACCATCCACCAGCCCGGGTTCCGCATCCTCGAGCTCATCGACCGCGTCGTGCTCCTCGCCGACGGCGCCGTCCGCCACCACGGCTCCCTCGACTTCCTCCAGGCGCGCCTCGCCGCCACCGGCCACGCCATCCCCGCCCACGTCAACGTCCTCGAGTACGCCATGGAGGCCATCGACTCCCTCAAGCCCGACGTCGCCGTGGCCGCCGCGGTCACCGCGCCGGCAGACCGAGACGGCGACGCCGTCGCGCCGGTGGGCCGGGTGCCCGCGTCCGCGCGGCGCGCGGGGTACGCGAACTCGCCGGCGGCCGAGGTGCGCATCCTGGCGGGGCGGTTCATGAAGACGGTGCTGCGGTCGCCGCAGCTGTTCGCGGCGCGGATGGCGCAGTCGGTACTGGCCGGCGCGTTCCTCGGCAGCATCTTCCTGGGCACCACCGACCTGCAGTCCCGGCTGGGCTTCTTCGCCTTCAACCTCACCTACCTGCTCTCCTCCACCACCGAGGCCCTGCCGGTGTTCCTCCACGAGCGCCGCATCCTGGAGCGCGAGACCTCCCGCGGCGCGTACCGCGTGTCCTCCTACGTGGCCTCCAacgccgccgtcttcctcccgttcctcctcgccgccgcggtcCTGTACGCGGCGCCCGTGTACTGGCTCGTGGGCCTGGCGCGAGAGCCCGCCGCCTTCGCCTACTTCGCGCTCGTCGTGTGGCTCGTCATGCTCACCGCCAACTCCTTCGTGGCGTGCCTCAGCGCGCTGGCGCCCAACTACATCGTGGGCAACTCCGTCGTGGCGGGGCTCATCGgctgcttcttcctcttctccggCTACTTCGTGGCGAGCAAGAACATCCCGCGCTACTGGGTGTTCATGCACTACGCCAGCCTGTTCAAGTACCCGTTCGAGGCGCTGGTGGTGAACGAgtacggcggcgcgcgcggcgccagGGAGTGCCTCgcctcggccggcggcggcggcgcggggggcctCTGCGTGCTGGACggcgcggggctgctgcggcaGCAGGGGATGCGGGAGGGCATGCGGTGGAGCAACCTGGGCGTCATGCTGGGGTTCGTGGTCGGCTACAGGGTgctctgcttcgtcttcctctggttCAGATGCCACCGCATGAGGAGGTGA